AGACGGTGCCGCCAAACCATGCTTTACCCGAGGCCTGTAACGCTTCCCGTATCGCCGTGGTTTGGCTGTCGGTTTCTCCCCGCAGCAGAACTTGATTAAGCACAACCCGATTTAGTACCTCAAATCCCGCATGGCGCAGGCCGTCGGCGATGAATGTTGCCTGTCGGCAGTGTCGTTCGACCATCTCCGCCACGCCGTCACGCCCTAGCGTACGCAGTGCCGCCCACACGGGAATACCGCGCGGACGACGGGAGAATTCGAGCGTCAGATTCTTCTGTGCATCTCGCGCCGCACTGGAGTAAACCGCATCTGCGTTCATCGCTTCGGCCAGCGCGTCCGCATCGCGGCAAATCGCCATCGCACAGTCGTAGGGGGTGTTCAGCCATTTGTGTGCGTCCGTTGTCCAACTGTCGGCCAGCTCGATGCCCTCAGTGAGCGCCGCGTGGGACGAGGCTCTGGCCCAGAGTCCGAAAGCACCATCAACGTGAACCCAAGCTCCCGCTGCTTTCGCGACGGGAATGATCTGTGCAAAGTCATCAAACTCGCCCGTATTGACCTCACCCGCCTGCAAACAAAGAATCGTGCTATCGTCCAACGGAGGAAGCTGCGCAGCATCAATCTGCCCACACGCATTAACGGGCGCGATGCGTAAATGGCGTAGCCCAAAGCCGAGTACGCGCAGCGCTTTCTTCACGGTGATGTGCGTCAGTTCCGAAATCACGACCTTGATTTCAGGAACGCCGATCAGACCATCGTTGTCAAAATCCCAGCCCTGTTTTGCCAATAAGGCACGACGCGCGGCGGCCAGACAGGAAAGCGTGCAGGCGGTGGCGCTGGTGCCGAAACCGACGGCGCTGTCTTTGGGTAAGCTCAGGGCATCGAGCACCCAGCGGCTGGCGAGGCGTTCCAGCGTGGCGGAGACCGGCGAATTATCAAAGGTGGACGCGCACTGATCCCAGGCAATCATCAATCGTTCGGACGCCGCGGCAACCGGCAATGAGGCACCGATAACAAAGCCGAAATAGTTTGGGCCATTGGACGCGGTGGTCGCCGGGGAGCCGACCTCATCCAACAGCGCCAGCGTGCTTTCGGGTGAGAAACCCTGTTGCGGCAGCGTTTCATCAAAACGTGTCAGTGCCGCGAGGGCGTCTGCATCGGGGAAAACCCGCCGCTGTGCATTCGCAGCCAGATAACGTCGGCCGCGCTCATCGGCATCAGCCAGTAACGTCAGTTCGCTCATACTGTTTCCTTATCAAGAATCGTTGTGCCGTTATCAGGCCGTCAACTGCGGCGTAGTGGTGTAAAGATCGCATTCAGTGACGGATGACGTGGTATGAATAGGGCTTATTTTCATAATATTCGCTTTCATTGCCTATTTTTGGTTTCAAAATAAAACCACTTGAAGCATAAATACCCTGATTTTATTCTGCAACCAAAAAACGTACGGTCATTTTTTTAGTTTGTGGGTAAGGCAGGATGAACAGGAAAAAGGGGAGGAAATCGTCATGGTGAAGCGCAAAAGTCTGAAAGAGGATGCGTGCCCTGTCGCCCGTGCGCTGGGTGTGATTGGCGATCGCTGGGCGCTGCTGGTTATCCGCGATGCTTTCGATAATCGCCGCCGTTTCAGCGATTTTCAGCGCAGTTTGGGCGTCGCGAAAAATATTCTTACCGACCGTCTGCGCACGTTGGTTGACGAAGGTATTTTGTCCGTTCAGCCCGTTTCCGACAGTTCGGCCTATCAGGAATATGTTCTGACGCCAAAAGGCGAACAGCTATTTCCGCTCGTTGTGGCGTTACGCCAGTGGGGAAAGCAGCAACTGTTTGCTGAGGGGGAATCTCACTCCCTGCTATTGGATAAACACACCGGCCAGCCTCTGCAAGCCATGCTGCCGCATTCTGCGGAAGGCCAGCGAATGGTTGGGCAGGATACATTCGTTCAGAAAGTGGGGTGAGGTGTCGTAATGCAGACAGCATCGAGAGGAACGGGCGGCGATCTTGACGCTATCTCCCGCTACCTGAAAAAGCTGCACGTACTGACGTTATGCGTGGGTGAAAATTCGGAATTATGGTGTGCGAGTTGCTTCTATACTTATGACGATCAACAGATAGCCTTCTATCTGATGACGGAGTTGCAGACGCGCCACGGTGAAATAATGGCGAGGCTACCGCAGGTGGCGGGTACGGTTAGCGGCCAGCCGAAGAGTGTGATGCTGATTAAGGGTGTGCAGTTTCGCGGATTGGCGGTGCAGTTGGAGGGCGATGAGGCGCAGCATGCCAGAGCGCGCTATAACACGCGTTTCCCTATTGCCCGGGCATCGCAAGCGCCGATCTGGCGACTCGATCTGACAGAAATCAAGATGACGGACAATACGTTGGGCTTTGGTAAGAAACGCCACTGGCAGCGGAATGAACACAAATAACAACAGCAACGTCAAAAGATGGGAACGTGAAAGACGCAGAGTAAGGGGGAAAACCGATGAGCCGGGTATTGTTATTAGGTGCAACGGGGTTAGTAGGTCACGAGTTGTTACAGCTGTTGAAAGCCAATAATCGGGTCGAGACGATCTATGCGCCGACCCGTAAGCCGCTGGCGCCTTCGGAGAAAGTGGTTAATCCGCACGATTCCGATCTGTCTACCGCGCTAGGGCAATTGACTGACCCTGTCGACATCGCATTTTGCTGCCTGGGATCGACGCTCAAGACGGCAGGCAGTAAACAGGCATTCCGCTATGTGGATTACACGCTGGTGGTGGAAGGATCAAAAGTGGCGCTGGCGCTGGGCGCGACGCACCTGTTGGTGGTTAGTGCGTTGAGCGCCAATGCGACATCGCCTTTCTTCTACTCGCGGGTGAAGGGAGAAGCGGAAAGATCGCTGCGGCAGCAAGGCTGGCAACATCTGACCCTGGCACAGCCGTCGATGCTGCTAGGGGAAAGGGAAGACAGCCGCCCGTTAGAAAGCCTGGCCGCTCCGCTGTTCCGCCTGTTCCCGGCAAAGTGGCGAGCCATTGAAGGAAAAACGGTCGCGCAGGCATTGCTGAATCAGGCGTTCTCGCCGGAACCCAAAGCGCGGGTTACCGTGCTGGAATCCGATCAATTACGGTCATTGGGCAAGCAGCCACCGCTTCAGTAGCCGCCTATCGATCACCGCAGGCGGTGGACAACCTGATTGCTGCTGCCGCGCCAAATCAGTGCGGGATCTTTCAGATCTTGCACAAATTTTCCATCGACTAAGACATTGATGAGATCGACCACCTGCTGTTGATCCGGTGTCAATTCGGCCAGCACATAGCCTGTCCAGACCCAGATATCTTTGCCTGGGCATTCTGCGCGTATGCGCTCCACCAGCCGCAGGATGTCAGGCACATTCTGTGGGTGCAGCGGATCGCCGCCAGACAGCGAAATACCCTGCCGTGGAATCACCGTATCCCGAAGGTCGGCGATGATCCTATCTTCCTGTTCCTGCGTAAACGGCTGGCCGGAGTTCAGTCGCCATGTGCTTTTGTTGTAGCACCCCGCACACTCATGTACGCAGCCAGCGACAAACAGCGTGCAGCGGGTGCCGGGGCCGTTGACAACATCAACGGGATAATACTGGTGGTAATTCATACGGTAGAGCCCATGTTATGACGCGGGCGTGTGTTGACGGTGCCGCGAAAGACGGGCCGCATTGCTGCGGCTCGGAAGGGGTTACCCCAGTTGACCGTTGCCCAGGTGTTTAATCCGGCGCTTAACTTCTTCCTGTTTACCCGCGTTGAATGGACGTGCATCCGGGCTGCCGAGGTAGCCGCACACACGGCGCGTGACGGAAACGCGTGCCGAATCGTGGTTGCCGCATTTCGGGCAGGTGAAGCCTTTGCTGGTGCACTCGAATTCACCGGTGAAGCCACACTCGTAGCATTCGTCGATCGGCGTGTTGGTGCCGTAGTAAGGCACGCGGCTGTAGCTGTAATCCCACACGTCTTCCAGTGCCTTGAGGTTGTGTTGCAGGTTCGGATATTCGCCGTAGCAAATGAACCCCCCGTTAGCCAGCGGCGGATAGGGCAACTCGAAGTCGATTTTCTGGTAAGGGTTCACCTTCTTCTCCACATCAAGATGGAAGCTGTTGGTGTAATACCCTTTGTCCGTCACGCCCTGCACGACGCCAAACTCGGCGGTATCCAGACGGCAGAAGCGGTCACACAGGTTTTCACTCGGCGTGCTGTACAGACTGAAGCCATAACCCGTTTCCTCTTTCCACTGCTCGGTCGCCTCTTTCAGACGAGCGATGATGGCTACGGCTTTGGCACGCAGCGCCTCGTCATCAAACACGTGAGTTTGGCTACCGAAGAGAGCATTAATCGTTTCATACACGCCGATATAGCCCAGCGAAATGGAGGCGCGTCCGTTCTTGAAGATATCCGCAATGCTGTCGTCCGCTTTTAAACGTACGCCACAGGCACCTTCCATATACAGGATGGGCGCAACGCGGGCTTTCACGTTTTCCAGCCGCGCAATGCGCGTCATCAGCGCTTTCTTCGCCAGTGCCAGACGCTGGTCGAGCAGCGTCCAGAAACGGCTTTCATTGCCTTCGGCCTCTAGCGCGATACGCGGCAGGTTAAGGCTAATCACGCCCAGATTATTACGACCATCGTGAATCTGCTGGCCGTCTTCTTCATAAACGCCGAGGAAGCTGCGGCAGCCCATTGGCGTTTTGAACGACCCGGTGACGCTCACGACCTGATCGTAGTTCAGGATATCTGGGTACATGCGCTTGCTGGCGCACTCCAGCGCGAGCTGTTTGATGTCGTAATTCGGATCGCCAGCCTTGTGATTCAGGCCATCGCGAATCGCGAAGACCAGTTTCGGGAACACCGCCGTTTTGTGATTTTTACCCAGTCCGGCAATGCGGTTGCGCAGGATCGATTCCTGAATCAGACGTGACTCCCAACTGACGCCGAGCCCAAAGCCAAAGGTCACGAACGGCGTCTGGCCATTAGCGGTGTGGAGCGTGTTGACTTCATATTCCAGTGACTGGAAGGCGTCGTAGCACTCTTTTTCCGTGCGGGTTAAGGCATAATTTTCCGCATCAGGAATCTGCCACTCTTCTGCCACCGCTTTATGTTTCGCATGGCTGGCAGTGACGAACGGCGCCAGAATTTCATCAATACGGTTAATCGTGGTGCCGCCATAAATGTGGCTGGCGACCTGCGCGATAATCTGCGCGGTGACGGCGGTAGCGGTTGAGATCGACTTCGGCGGCTCAATCTCCGCATTACCCATTTTGAAGCCATTGGTCAGCATGCCGTTCAGGTCGATCAGCATGCAGTTAAACATCGGGAAAAAGGGCGAATAGTCGAGGTCGTGATAGTGAATCTCGCCACGTTCGTGCGCCAATACCACATCACGCGGCAGGATGTACTGTTTGGCGTAGTGCTTGGCGACAATACCGGCCAGCAGGTCGCGCTGAGTGGGAATGACTTTACTGTCTTTGTTGGCGTTCTCGTTCAGCAGCGCCATGTTGCTCTGCTCGACCAGACCGCGAATTTCCTGATTCAGCCGGCCGTGGCGTTCACGCGCGATGTCTCTATCGTGGCGGTATTCGATGTAGGTACGCGCCAGTTGCTTGTAATTGCCGGACATCAGCAGGTTTTCGACTGCGTTCTGAATATCGCGGATATCTACGCGCGTTTTATCCTGCATTTGTTGAGCGACCGCACAGGCCACAGTTGCGCAGTAGTCTGCATCATTGACACCGGCTGCATGCGCCGCGCGTTCGACCGCCTCTTTGATACGCACTTCATCAAAAGGCACCTGGCAACCGTCCCGTTTAATCACTACTGGTTTCACGTTTTCTTCCTCTCGAAAGGTTATCCACAGGCGAAAGCCCTAGCCGACAGGGGTTACAGGGGGCTGTGGATGACACTGTGGATAAACACTATATGTAGGTCATGTTTACAGGATAGG
The genomic region above belongs to Pectobacterium colocasium and contains:
- a CDS encoding pyridoxal phosphate-dependent decarboxylase family protein is translated as MSELTLLADADERGRRYLAANAQRRVFPDADALAALTRFDETLPQQGFSPESTLALLDEVGSPATTASNGPNYFGFVIGASLPVAAASERLMIAWDQCASTFDNSPVSATLERLASRWVLDALSLPKDSAVGFGTSATACTLSCLAAARRALLAKQGWDFDNDGLIGVPEIKVVISELTHITVKKALRVLGFGLRHLRIAPVNACGQIDAAQLPPLDDSTILCLQAGEVNTGEFDDFAQIIPVAKAAGAWVHVDGAFGLWARASSHAALTEGIELADSWTTDAHKWLNTPYDCAMAICRDADALAEAMNADAVYSSAARDAQKNLTLEFSRRPRGIPVWAALRTLGRDGVAEMVERHCRQATFIADGLRHAGFEVLNRVVLNQVLLRGETDSQTTAIREALQASGKAWFGGTVWQGRPALRISVSSWRTQDDNVKALIALLTEIKAQTPR
- the nrdG gene encoding anaerobic ribonucleoside-triphosphate reductase-activating protein encodes the protein MNYHQYYPVDVVNGPGTRCTLFVAGCVHECAGCYNKSTWRLNSGQPFTQEQEDRIIADLRDTVIPRQGISLSGGDPLHPQNVPDILRLVERIRAECPGKDIWVWTGYVLAELTPDQQQVVDLINVLVDGKFVQDLKDPALIWRGSSNQVVHRLR
- a CDS encoding YhbP family protein, whose product is MQTASRGTGGDLDAISRYLKKLHVLTLCVGENSELWCASCFYTYDDQQIAFYLMTELQTRHGEIMARLPQVAGTVSGQPKSVMLIKGVQFRGLAVQLEGDEAQHARARYNTRFPIARASQAPIWRLDLTEIKMTDNTLGFGKKRHWQRNEHK
- a CDS encoding winged helix-turn-helix transcriptional regulator, with product MVKRKSLKEDACPVARALGVIGDRWALLVIRDAFDNRRRFSDFQRSLGVAKNILTDRLRTLVDEGILSVQPVSDSSAYQEYVLTPKGEQLFPLVVALRQWGKQQLFAEGESHSLLLDKHTGQPLQAMLPHSAEGQRMVGQDTFVQKVG
- the nrdD gene encoding anaerobic ribonucleoside-triphosphate reductase produces the protein MKPVVIKRDGCQVPFDEVRIKEAVERAAHAAGVNDADYCATVACAVAQQMQDKTRVDIRDIQNAVENLLMSGNYKQLARTYIEYRHDRDIARERHGRLNQEIRGLVEQSNMALLNENANKDSKVIPTQRDLLAGIVAKHYAKQYILPRDVVLAHERGEIHYHDLDYSPFFPMFNCMLIDLNGMLTNGFKMGNAEIEPPKSISTATAVTAQIIAQVASHIYGGTTINRIDEILAPFVTASHAKHKAVAEEWQIPDAENYALTRTEKECYDAFQSLEYEVNTLHTANGQTPFVTFGFGLGVSWESRLIQESILRNRIAGLGKNHKTAVFPKLVFAIRDGLNHKAGDPNYDIKQLALECASKRMYPDILNYDQVVSVTGSFKTPMGCRSFLGVYEEDGQQIHDGRNNLGVISLNLPRIALEAEGNESRFWTLLDQRLALAKKALMTRIARLENVKARVAPILYMEGACGVRLKADDSIADIFKNGRASISLGYIGVYETINALFGSQTHVFDDEALRAKAVAIIARLKEATEQWKEETGYGFSLYSTPSENLCDRFCRLDTAEFGVVQGVTDKGYYTNSFHLDVEKKVNPYQKIDFELPYPPLANGGFICYGEYPNLQHNLKALEDVWDYSYSRVPYYGTNTPIDECYECGFTGEFECTSKGFTCPKCGNHDSARVSVTRRVCGYLGSPDARPFNAGKQEEVKRRIKHLGNGQLG